The DNA window ACAATGCGTGACCCCATCTGACGGTAGAGGATATAAATCATGGCGTTTAACCTGAAGAATCGTCACTTCCTGACCTTACGGGATTTCTCCCCGCAAGAAATCGGTTTTCTGCTGAAGCTGTCCAAAGATCTTAAGGCAGCTAAGTATGCTGGTATCGAGATTCCTCAACTCACCGGCAAAGAGCTTGCGTTGATCTTTGAAAAAAACTCCACCCGAACACGGGTGGGGTTTGAGGTGGCTGCCTACGATCAGGGCGCGAGAGTTACCTATCTTGGACCTACCGGTACTCACATCGGCCACAAGGAATCCGTGAAAGACACTGCTCGGGTGTTGGGCCGTGTTTACGATGCCATAGAGTACCGAGGCTTTGGCCAGAAGATTGTTGAAGAGCTAGCAGAATATGCCGGTGTTCCGGTTTACAACGGCCTGACGGATGAGTTCCACCCCACGCAGATCCTCGCCGACTTTCTAACCATGCAAGAGCACGTTGAGAAGCCCTTGCATGAGGTGGCCTATGTTTATGTTGGCGATGCCGCCAATAATATGGGTGACAGCTTGTTGATCGGGGGCGCGAAAATGGGAATGGACGTGCGGTTGTGCGCACCAAAAGCCTGCTGGCCCAAGCAGGCAATCATAGAAGAAGCCCACACACTCGCCAAAGAAACCGGTGCCCGCATCACGATTACAGAGGATCTGGCTGCTGCCGTCGCCGGGGTAGATTTTGTCTACACCGATGTCTGGGTCTCCATGGGCGAGCCAAAAGAGAGGTGGGGCGAGCGGATCAAGCTGTTAATGCCTTATCAGGTGAACGCCGCTCTGATGGAAAAAACCGGCAACCCGCGAGCCCGTTTTATGCATTGTTTGCCCGCTTTTCACAATACCGAAACAACAGTAGGCAAAGAGATAGAAGCCGAGTTCGGCATTACCGCCATGGAGGTGACGGACGACGTTTTCGAAAGCCCAGCATCCATCGTGTTTGATCAGGCCGAAAACCGCATGCATACCATCAAGGCAGTGCTGGTAGCCACACTCGGGGCCTAACGCTGGTTCGAATTGCTGATAAAGGATGACTGTATGCTGATTGTTGCAGCTCTGGGCGGAAACGCGCTGTTAAAACGCGGCGAGCCACTCACCGCGGAAGCCCAGCGCACCAACGTGCAGGCCGCCGCAAAGTCACTGGCCAAACTGGTGCGCGCTGGGCACCAGCTGGTCATTACCCATGGCAACGGCCCGCAGGTGGGTTTGCTAGCGTTGCAAGGCGCTGCTTACAAACCTGAAGAAGTGTATCCGCTGGATGTGCTGGGCGCAGAAACCGGCGGTATGATTGGCTATATGATTGAGCAGGAAATAGAGAACGCCCTCGGCCACGACCGCCCGGTGGCAACGCTGCTCACTCAGGTCGTTGTCGACCGGGACGACCCTGCCTTCAAAAAACCCACCAAATTTATCGGCCCGGTCTATGATAAAACAGAAGCGGAATCCCGGGCAGCGGCGGCCGGCTGGCATATTGCGGCTGACGGCGACAAGTGGCGGAGAGTAGTACCCTCGCCTGCGCCCAAAGAAATCCCTGACATGCGGGTCCTGAAGCTACTCCTTAATCAGGGCGTCGTTGTTATCTGTACGGGAGGCGGAGGCATTCCGGTGCTACGCCGTAACGACGGCAGTATGACCGGTGTGGAAGCCGTGATCGACAAGGACGCCGCCAGTGCTTTGCTGGCAAGAGAACTGAACGCCGATGCCTTGCTGCTGCTAACCGACGTGGATGCGGTCTATCGTAACTTTGGCGCGCCTGCCGCCGCACCCGTTCGAAACGTGACCCCCGAGCAGGCCAGAACACTGGATGTGCCCGCCGGCTCCATGGGGCCGAAGGTGACCGCAGCTGCTGATTTTGCAGATTTCGGCGGCATCAGCGGCATTGGCCGGCTGGAAGATGCTCTCGACATTTTGACTGGACGCGCAGGCACACTCATCGGTAAAGGCGCCATCAATAACTCTTAATCACTAGGGCCCGTTACGCATGTCGAATCAGATCGTAGATAGTGGGCAGGTTGTTGGAATTCGCGGCGGCGTTGTCGACGTTAAGTTTCCGACGACATCGCCTCGCATTCACGATCTGGTTTACGCGGGCAGTCTGGCAATGGAGGTGAACTCACTTTTGAATAATGGCGCCGTGCGCTGCATGGCACTTGCTCCCGTGCGTGGGCTGGGGCTTGGCATGCCGGTGCAGGCCACCGGCATGCCCATTCAGGTTCCAGTAGGTGATACCGTGCTGGGGCGCATGCTCAATGTGTTTGGCGAGCCTATTGACGACAAACCTGCCCCTGCCGCCACGGTACGACGCTCCATTCACCAACCGCCTCCAGCACTGGAAGACCGCGTCATACACAGCGACATCCTCGAAACTGGCATCAAGGCCATCGATCTGCTGTCCCCCATTGAGCGCGGCGGCAAAACCGGTCTGTTCGGCGGTGCGGGCGTGGGTAAAACCGTACTGATCACCGAGCTGATCAACAACACTGTTCAACACTATCAGGGCGTAAGCCTGTTCTGCGGCATTGGCGAACGCTCGCGAGAGGCGGAAGAACTTTATCGCGAGATGGGTGACGCCGGTGTGCGGGATAAAACTGTAATGCTGTTCGGGCAGATGAACGAAGCCCCGGGTGTGCGGTTTCTAGTGGGCAAAACCGCGCTCACTATGGCGGAGTATTTCCGCGACGAGCAGAAGCAGGATGTACTGCTGCTCATCGACAACATTTTCCGTTTTGTGCAGGCGGGCTCTGAGGTTTCCGGATTGATGGGACGTATGCCTTCCCGGGTCGGTTACCAACCCACCCTGGCTACGGAACTGGCAACACTTCAGGAGCGGATTACATCCACGCGCAACGGCACCATCACCTCTATTCAGGCGGTTTACGTGCCGGCCGATGATTTTACCGACCCGGCCGCAGCTCATATTTTCTCGCACCTTTCTGCCTCAGTTGTGTTGTCACGTAAGCGCGCCAGTGAAGGCCTCTACCCGGCGGTGGATCCCCTTGCCTCCGCCTCAGTCATGCTGACGCCGGCCCTGGTTGGCCAACGCCACTACGACATTGCCCGAGCAGTACGGCGCACCCTGGCCGAATACGAGGATCTGCGCGACATTATTGCCATGCTGGGTATGGAAGAACTTGCGGCTGCCGACCGGGCCACCGTTGCGCGAGCGCGGAGGCTTGAACGCTTTCTCACTCAACCCTTTTTCACCGTCGGTGCGCTGACCAGCGACAGCGGCAGGCGAGTGCCCATCAGCGACACCCTCGACGGGTGCGAAACCATCCTGAGCCAGACCGAATTTCACGACAATGAAACCGACTACTACATGATTGGCTCCCTGAAGGATCTGGAGAAAACGTCATGAGCCTTGCCGAATCCATGCAGGTAACGCTGCGCCTGCCAAATCGGACGCTGTTCGAAGGCGATGTGCAGCGGCTATTCGCTACCGCGCAAAACGGTGCTTTCGGCATGCTCCCAAACCATACCGATTTCGTGACAGCGCTAGTGCCCTCAGTATTGACTCTCACCTGCGTCGACGGTGTCGAACGTTTTTTTGGCATCGACGAAGGGCTGCTGGTGAAAATAGGCTTTCAGGTAGACGTCGCCATACGTCGCGGCGTTCAAGGCAAGGATCTAGACTCCTTAAATGAAACCGTCAAAGCTGCATTTATCGAAGTGGATGAAGAAGAGCGTATCGCACGCTCAGCCTTGTCTCGACTGGAAGCGGGCATAGTACGGCGTTTTGGAGACTTGCAGAAACCCACGGTATGAGCATGAAAAACGACCACTCAGCAGAAAGTATCCGGCGCAGTGCCGAGCGCATGAAGCGGTCACGGGATGAGCCAGGGGTCAGCCCTCTGCGCGGGCTGGGAGCCTTCGGAATCATTGGCTGGTCAATTGCAGTGCCAACCGTCGGGGGTGCTTTCCTGGGGTTGTGGCTGAACGACGTAGCGCCCCAGAACTTTTCCTGGCCCATTGCACTGATTCTGGGCGGCGTGGTGGTGGGTGGCATCATTGCCTGGGGCTGGATCGAAAAAGAAGGGCCGGATCATAAGGGAGGTAAGCGGTGATGACAGTAAACTGGCCAGCAGTATTGCTGGGTTTTTCATTTGGCTTGCCCGTCAGCGCATTGTTCTTTGTTGGGCTGGCTTGGGGCATGCGACACGCCTTGAGCGCTGACCGGCCCGGGCTTTGGCTGATGGCCAGCTCGTTTTGCCGGATAGCGGTGCTGCTGGGCGCTGGCTTTCTGGTAACGGCTTCTGCTGGCAGTAACTGGGCCATCGCCGGCTACGCGCTGGCGTTTTTGCTGGCGCGGCTTGTTGCTGTGCGCTGGGCCAGAATCAGCAAGGCACCCACAGCAGCAACACAGGATGGCGCGTAATGCAGCTTACCCCCGATGACATTATCGTTTTTACGCTGGCGGGCTGGGAGGTCAACGCCACCATCGTTAACACCTGGATTGTGATGGCGGTGCTGGTGGGCATTTCCATGTTGATTACCCGCAACCTGCGCCCGGATGTGCCGCCCCATCGCGGGCGCACCGCGCTGGAAGTAATTGTAAAGCTGATTCAGAGCCAGATCGAAGAGGTTACCCGAAACTCCGCGCGCCATGTGATGTACTTTTCCGGCACTCTGTTCCTGTTCATCGCGTTATCAAACCTGATGTTGGTGGTACCCGGGTTTTCACCACCCACATCGTCACTATCCACCACAGCGGCACTGGCCTTGTCTGTGCTGGTGGCGGTACCGGTGTTCGGCATCGCCAGTGGGGGTGTAGGGCACTACCTCAAAACCTTTATTGAACCCTCGGTCCTCATGCTGCCGTTCAACATCATTGGTGAGTTCTCCCGGGGTATTTCGCTGGCTATCCGCCTCTACGGCAACGTAATGAGCGGCGCGGTCATTGCAGCCATCCTGCTAACGGTCGCACCGTTTTTCTTCCCGGTCATCATGGATATGCTGGGATTATTAACGGGCATGATCCAAGCCTACATATTCGCCATTCTAGCCACCGTCTATATTTCATCTGCTACCGCAGAGTCAGACCACCCAGCGCTCAAGAGAGAGGATAAATCATGACCGATCTTGCCATTATTGCGGCCATTTCCATATTTACCGCCGGCCTGACCATTGCCATCGGAGCCATTGGTCCGGCGCTTGGCGAAGGCCGCGCCGCCGCCGCAGCCATTGCCGCCATTGCGCAGCAGCCGGATGCCGCCCCAACCCTGTCACGAACCCTGTTTGTGAGTCTGGCGATGATTGAATCCACCGCCATCTACTGTTTTGTGGTGGCGATGATTCTGATTTTTGCCAACCCATTCTGGGATGCCATGCAGGTTGCCGCAGGAGGCTAGAGCCGATCATGTCCATTGACTGGATTACCGTTATCGCTCAGATCGCCAACTTTCTGGTACTGGTGTGGCTGTTGAAGCGCTTTCTCTATCGTCCAATTCTCGACGGAATTGATGCCCGCGAGGCTGAAATAACCCGCCGCATGGCTGAAGCCGGAGAGGCCGAGAAAAAAGCCCAGGCCGCCGAAGTGGCATTTCACCAGCAGAAAATACAGCTCTTGTCTGACCAGGATGCTGCGGTCAAACAGGCCCTAAGGGAATCGGAAGACCAGCGCGACAGCCTGCTGACCAAAGCCCGCGCCACGCTAGAGCAGGAACAGCAAGACTGGCACAAGCACCTTGAGCACGAGCGCCAGAAGTTCACAGCGCAATTACAGCGAGCTGGAGAAGAAACCCTGCTGGAGCTCACCCGTAAAGCGCTGCGGGATCTCGCGGATGAATCCCTGGAAGAAGCCATCGTTCGCCATGTCAGCTCGCGATTGCGACCGATTGCCAGCGAACTATCTGAAGCGGCGGGCGACAGCAAGGAAGCGGTGGCAACTACTCGCGACACCCTACCTGAGGCGGCACAGGCGCTGCTGCAGGCCGATATCAAGGATCTACTCCCCGGCATCAACCTGCGATTTGACACCGACTCTCAGCAGTCACCTGGCCTGGTTCTGCGGGTTGGCGGTGCCCAGGTGGCCTGGACGGTGGACAGCTACACTGAAGAATTTGATGCGCTGTTAAATGAACGCTTGGCTGCCGGAGCTTCCGGGCGAACTCAGCCCGGCGGGGCCTAAATCCGGTTGTTCACATAAGGATAGATAAACCGCTATGTCCAAAACCGATTCCCTTGCTGCCGTAACCCCGCCTCAACCGCACGCTGGGCTGCACTCGGCCGGGCAATTCGAGGCATGGCGGGAACGACTGCTTGCAATGCCTGCCCCTAAACCGGTAATCACTGAAGTTGGCAAGGTAACCGAAGTCGGCGGCGGTGTTGCTATCGTCACCGGCCTCGCCCGTGCACTGGCCGATGAATTACTGGTGTTCGAATGTGGTGTGCGCGGCATCGTGCTGGACTTGGAACCTGGTCGGCTCGGGGTGATTCTACTCGGGCCATCCGAGCTCATTACTCTGGGGGAGGACGTGCGCCGCACCCGTAAGGTAGTCAGCGTGCCGGTTGGCCCTGCTTTGCTCGGTCGCGTGATCGATGCCATGGGCCACCCAAGAGACGGTTTGGGGCCTATCGAAGCCATGGCGGAAACGCCTATCGAAGCAGAAGCATCGGGTATTCTGAGCCGTTCAGCCATTTTCAAGCCACTAGCCACCGGCCTTAAAGCCATTGATGCCGCCGTTCCAGTGGGGCTAGGCCAGCGCGAGCTGATCATCGGTGATCGCCAAACCGGCAAAACCTCCATCGCCATCGACACCATACTCAATCAGGCGCGATCAGAGGTGACCTGTGTCTATTGCGCCATTGGCCAGCGTGGCGATGCCGTATCGAGGGTTATCGCAGCCTTGAAAAAGGGCGACATGATGGTCCGCAGCATCGTTATGTCGGCGGGCGACGAAGAAACTCCGGGGCTGGCTTACATTGCGCCTTATTCCGCCATGGCCATGGCGGAATACTTTTCCGATCAAGGCCAGGATGTGCTGGTGATTTTTGATGACCTCACTCATCACGCTCGCTCCTACCGGGAACTGTCGTTGCTGTTGCGCCGGCCACCGGGGCGTGAAGCCTTCCCCGGCGACATTTTCTACGTGCATGCCCGCCTCTTGGAACGAGCCGGCCAATTTACTCAAGAAGCCGGTGGTGGCTCGATTACCGCCTTGCCGGTAGTGGAAACCCAGGCGGAGAATCTATCGGCCTATATTCCCACCAATCTGATTTCCATCACCGATGGTCAAATTTACCTGTCGCCAAGGCTGGTGCGCCGCAACCAGTTTCCTGCCGTGGATCTGGGCCTGTCTGTATCTCGCGTGGGCGGTAAGGCACAAAGCCGCACCCTGCGTGAAGTAGCCGGCAACTTGCGAGTTACTCTGTCGCAGTTCGAAGAACTGGAAGACTTCGCCCGCTTCGGAACCCGGCTGGACGACACCACCCGTGCCCGCCTCACCCGCGGTGCCGCCGTTCGCACTGCGCTGCGTCAGGCCGAGCGTGACCCCATGCCCGCTGCCGAACAACTGGCGGTTCTGATTGCGGCAATGGAAGGGCTTTTCGATGCCTTGCCGGAAGAACAACTGAGCGATGCTATCAGCCGCATCCGTGCCACTCCCCGGAAGCGCTTTCAGTTCATCGACGAACGCATCAGCGAAAACAAAGAACTGAGCAAAGAAGACCGCGACCGAATTATAATCGCCGCTCGCACCGCGCTGTCTGCAACGCGCAGCGATCAAACATCATATACAGACGGGGGCAGCTATGGCCCAGACGCTTGAAGCGCTAACCCGGCACAGCAAGACCCTGACCGGCATTCACGGCATCGTCCACACCATGAAAACCCTGTCTGCAATTAACGCGGCACCCTATGAGCACGCGGCCCGCTCTATTGAGGCCTATCACCAGACAATACTACAGGGCTTTGCCGCCTTCGCTTATCGAACTGGCGGCATCAATCTGCGACACGCAGATGCAGCAGAGCATCTGGTCATCGTGTTCGGCTCCGACCACGGCCTCTGCGGCAATTACAATGAAGTGCTCGCCGACGCCGTGCAGCTGCATTGCCAAAGCCAAACGATCGGCAGGCAACGCCTACTCTGTATCGGCGCGCAAATGAACGATGCCCTCGGTGATCAAGGTCTGATGCCAGAAGCTGTTTTACTGCCACCGGCCTCTGCGGATGGTATCAGCCGTCTTGCAGGTGATATTGCTGCTCGCATAGACCACTTCAGTCGGGACCAACCGCTACAGAATCTGGCTGTCACCCTGGCGTTTACCCAACGCGGCAAGCATGGCACACGGGAGCCAAGCATACAGCGGCTTCTTCCGCTGGCACCCTTGCTGCTACAGCGTGAAAAGCACTGGAGTTCACGCTCACTTCCGGATTACACCATGGAGGCAGACGCGTTGTTATCATCGCTGATTCATGGCCACATCTTCGCCAGCGTATTTCGCGCCTCCGCGGAAGCGATGGTGACCGAAAACTCCGCTCGGCTAGCGCTGATGCAGCAGGCAGAGCAATCGGTGAATGAGCGCGCTGAGGCGGTAAAAGGGGAGATGCGATCGGTGCGTCAAACAGAAATCACCAACGAGTTGATGGATGTGATTATTGGGTTTGAAGCATTAAAGAAGAAACAAAAACCTCACGGCCAACCAGACTAAAATTTCAGATTTTCTTCAACTGCTCAATCAAGCTAACTTGATCTATCGGCTTACCCCAACCATTTCCGTGCACCAGCTCCTCCAGCGGCAGACGAGAGCGCCAGCCTTTCGCCTGCAGTTCTGGTTGATCCAGAAACTCGCTGACATAACCCATGCACAGATACGCCAAGGGGTAGACCTGGTCGGGCAACTGCAGAATATCTGACAACTGCTTCTGGTCCAAAATACTGACCCAGCCCACACCAATGCCTTCCGCCCGCGCCGCCAGCCAGAGGTTTTGTACCGCCAGACAGGTGCTGAACAGATCCATTTCCATGATCGAGTTTCGGCCCAACACATGAGGGCCACCCCGGGAACGGTCACAGGTGATGCACAGGTTGATCGGGCTTTCGATAATGCCTTGAAGCTTTAAGCTCCGATAGGATTCCTTCCGCTCGCCGGTGTAGTTCTCAGCGGCCTTGGCGTTCTCGTCATTGAAACTAGCCAGCACCTGCTCCCGTATCGGCAAACTGTCGATCACGATGAAGTCCCACGGCTGCATAAAGCCAACAGACGGCGCGTGATGGGCCGCTTTCAGGATTCGGGCTAAAACATCGTCCGGAATAGGGTGGGGAAGAAACTGCGAACGCACGTCACGACGTTCAAAAATAGCCCGGTACAGCCCTTCTTGCTGGGCTTCAGTAAACGGGTCGTTGTGGTTGCTCATAACTGCAACAGGCTCCTTAGCCGATCGGTATCCAAACAGGTTTCTACTTGATCCGCCAAACGATCTAACTGCTGTAAACGGTGGTTCTGGTAATCTACCGCCTGCGCAACCGTTTGGTTCAAACCCGCCCAAGTCAAAATAGCATCACAGGCTTCAGGCGCATCAAACAGGCCATGTATATAGGTGCCGGCTATCTGGTCATCGTGACTGACCGCACCATCCGGCCGGCCTTCCAGTTCTGCAAAAGGGCGAGCCAGTGCTGGGCCTTCGGTAATCCCGTTGTGCATTTCATAGCCCTGCATCGCCACGCTTGTATTCGCCCCGGCCACGCTCGCCGTCAAGGTGCCGGACACCTGCTTCAGCTGTTTCCCGGCCACCATTCGCGTGGTCATTTCGATCAGCCCCAAGCCCTCAGTGCGACCGATTTCGCCCTCGAGGCCGTCAGGATCGTCTACCCACTGCCCCAGCATCTGGAATCCACCGCAAATCCCCAGCACTTTTCCGCCATAGCGCAGGTGTTTTCGCAGGGCACCCTGCCAGCCCTGCTGCTTCAGCCACTGCAAATCGTGACGGGTACTTTTACTGCCCGGCAGGACAATCAAATCGGAGGGAGGTATGGGCTGATCGGGGCCAACAAAGGTAAGATTTACACCCGGATGCAGCCGCAACGGGTCAAAGTCATTGTGATTGCTGATGCGCGGCAGTACCGGCACCACCACGTTCAACGCGCCGGCTTGGCTATCGCCTTCAGTGCTGACACTGTCTTCGGAATCCACCACCAACCCGTGCAGGAATGGCAACACGCCGAAGACCGGCTTGCTTGTGTGCGTTTCAAGCCAGTCGAGCCCCGGCTCCAACAGCGCAATATCGCCCCGGAAGCGGTTGATGATGTAGCCCGCCGTTCTTGCCCGCTCGGTTTCAGACAGCAACTCGAGGGTACCGACCAGCTGTGCGAAAACACCGCCTTTGTCGATATCACCCACCAACAGCACCGGGCAATCCGCTGCTTCGGCAAAGCCCATATTGGCAATGTCGTTGGCTCGTAGATTAATCTCCGCTGGGCTGCCGGCACCTTCGGCAATGATCACGTCGTAGCGCCCACTCAGCGCACGCCAGCTGGCCATCACCGACGCCATGGCTTCAGCCTTGTAGGCGTGATAATCCAAGGCATCCATATTACCGTGAACTTTGCCTCGCAAGATCACCTGGGCGCCGCAGTCACTTTGAGGCTTCAGCAGCACCGGGTTCATATCACTGTGGGGTTCAAGGCCGCACGCTAAGGCCTGCAGAGCGGTGGAGCGGCCAATCTCGCCGCCATCCACCGTTACCGCACTGTTCAACGCCATGTTTTGAGGCTTGAACGGCGCAACCGATACACCCTGGCGTGCCAGCCAGCGGCAAAGAGCAGCGACGACGGTGGTTTTCCCTGCATCCGACGTGGTGCCCTGAACCATCAACGTGGGCATTTACAGCTCTACACCCTTCTGAGCTTTGATGCCTTGGTCTTTGAAGGCGTGCTTCACTACGCCCATTTCTGTGACGGTATCGGCCAGATCAATCAATTCTTGGGGTGCACTGCGGCCGGTTACAACGACGTGCTGCATATCCGGACGGCCCTGCAGATCGTCCAGCACCCGGTCGAGGTCAATGTATTCGTATTTGAGAGCAATGTTCAGCTCGTCCAGCAAGATCAAGTCGTAGCTGTCGTCTTTCAACATGGCCGCGGTGATGTCCCAAGCCTCGTTGGCGCTCTTAACATCCTGCTCCCGATCTTGGGTATCCCAAGTGTAGCCTTGGCCCATAACATGGTAAGTGACATTCGGCAGATCTCTGAAGAAAGCTTCTTCACCGGTGCTGAACGCCCCTTTTATGAACTGCACAATGCCTACCTTCATGCCATGCCCCAAAGCCCGAGCCACCATGCCGAAGCCGGAGCTACTTTTGCCCTTACCGGGACCGGTCAGCACCAGTAACACACCTTGCTCTTTC is part of the Marinobacter sp. JH2 genome and encodes:
- a CDS encoding ornithine carbamoyltransferase; translated protein: MAFNLKNRHFLTLRDFSPQEIGFLLKLSKDLKAAKYAGIEIPQLTGKELALIFEKNSTRTRVGFEVAAYDQGARVTYLGPTGTHIGHKESVKDTARVLGRVYDAIEYRGFGQKIVEELAEYAGVPVYNGLTDEFHPTQILADFLTMQEHVEKPLHEVAYVYVGDAANNMGDSLLIGGAKMGMDVRLCAPKACWPKQAIIEEAHTLAKETGARITITEDLAAAVAGVDFVYTDVWVSMGEPKERWGERIKLLMPYQVNAALMEKTGNPRARFMHCLPAFHNTETTVGKEIEAEFGITAMEVTDDVFESPASIVFDQAENRMHTIKAVLVATLGA
- the arcC gene encoding carbamate kinase, with translation MLIVAALGGNALLKRGEPLTAEAQRTNVQAAAKSLAKLVRAGHQLVITHGNGPQVGLLALQGAAYKPEEVYPLDVLGAETGGMIGYMIEQEIENALGHDRPVATLLTQVVVDRDDPAFKKPTKFIGPVYDKTEAESRAAAAGWHIAADGDKWRRVVPSPAPKEIPDMRVLKLLLNQGVVVICTGGGGIPVLRRNDGSMTGVEAVIDKDAASALLARELNADALLLLTDVDAVYRNFGAPAAAPVRNVTPEQARTLDVPAGSMGPKVTAAADFADFGGISGIGRLEDALDILTGRAGTLIGKGAINNS
- the atpD gene encoding F0F1 ATP synthase subunit beta; translation: MSNQIVDSGQVVGIRGGVVDVKFPTTSPRIHDLVYAGSLAMEVNSLLNNGAVRCMALAPVRGLGLGMPVQATGMPIQVPVGDTVLGRMLNVFGEPIDDKPAPAATVRRSIHQPPPALEDRVIHSDILETGIKAIDLLSPIERGGKTGLFGGAGVGKTVLITELINNTVQHYQGVSLFCGIGERSREAEELYREMGDAGVRDKTVMLFGQMNEAPGVRFLVGKTALTMAEYFRDEQKQDVLLLIDNIFRFVQAGSEVSGLMGRMPSRVGYQPTLATELATLQERITSTRNGTITSIQAVYVPADDFTDPAAAHIFSHLSASVVLSRKRASEGLYPAVDPLASASVMLTPALVGQRHYDIARAVRRTLAEYEDLRDIIAMLGMEELAAADRATVARARRLERFLTQPFFTVGALTSDSGRRVPISDTLDGCETILSQTEFHDNETDYYMIGSLKDLEKTS
- a CDS encoding ATPase, translated to MSLAESMQVTLRLPNRTLFEGDVQRLFATAQNGAFGMLPNHTDFVTALVPSVLTLTCVDGVERFFGIDEGLLVKIGFQVDVAIRRGVQGKDLDSLNETVKAAFIEVDEEERIARSALSRLEAGIVRRFGDLQKPTV
- a CDS encoding AtpZ/AtpI family protein, translated to MSMKNDHSAESIRRSAERMKRSRDEPGVSPLRGLGAFGIIGWSIAVPTVGGAFLGLWLNDVAPQNFSWPIALILGGVVVGGIIAWGWIEKEGPDHKGGKR
- a CDS encoding ATP synthase subunit I; the encoded protein is MTVNWPAVLLGFSFGLPVSALFFVGLAWGMRHALSADRPGLWLMASSFCRIAVLLGAGFLVTASAGSNWAIAGYALAFLLARLVAVRWARISKAPTAATQDGA
- a CDS encoding F0F1 ATP synthase subunit A, yielding MQLTPDDIIVFTLAGWEVNATIVNTWIVMAVLVGISMLITRNLRPDVPPHRGRTALEVIVKLIQSQIEEVTRNSARHVMYFSGTLFLFIALSNLMLVVPGFSPPTSSLSTTAALALSVLVAVPVFGIASGGVGHYLKTFIEPSVLMLPFNIIGEFSRGISLAIRLYGNVMSGAVIAAILLTVAPFFFPVIMDMLGLLTGMIQAYIFAILATVYISSATAESDHPALKREDKS
- a CDS encoding F0F1 ATP synthase subunit C, with the translated sequence MTDLAIIAAISIFTAGLTIAIGAIGPALGEGRAAAAAIAAIAQQPDAAPTLSRTLFVSLAMIESTAIYCFVVAMILIFANPFWDAMQVAAGG
- a CDS encoding F0F1 ATP synthase subunit B, encoding MSIDWITVIAQIANFLVLVWLLKRFLYRPILDGIDAREAEITRRMAEAGEAEKKAQAAEVAFHQQKIQLLSDQDAAVKQALRESEDQRDSLLTKARATLEQEQQDWHKHLEHERQKFTAQLQRAGEETLLELTRKALRDLADESLEEAIVRHVSSRLRPIASELSEAAGDSKEAVATTRDTLPEAAQALLQADIKDLLPGINLRFDTDSQQSPGLVLRVGGAQVAWTVDSYTEEFDALLNERLAAGASGRTQPGGA
- a CDS encoding F0F1 ATP synthase subunit alpha; protein product: MSKTDSLAAVTPPQPHAGLHSAGQFEAWRERLLAMPAPKPVITEVGKVTEVGGGVAIVTGLARALADELLVFECGVRGIVLDLEPGRLGVILLGPSELITLGEDVRRTRKVVSVPVGPALLGRVIDAMGHPRDGLGPIEAMAETPIEAEASGILSRSAIFKPLATGLKAIDAAVPVGLGQRELIIGDRQTGKTSIAIDTILNQARSEVTCVYCAIGQRGDAVSRVIAALKKGDMMVRSIVMSAGDEETPGLAYIAPYSAMAMAEYFSDQGQDVLVIFDDLTHHARSYRELSLLLRRPPGREAFPGDIFYVHARLLERAGQFTQEAGGGSITALPVVETQAENLSAYIPTNLISITDGQIYLSPRLVRRNQFPAVDLGLSVSRVGGKAQSRTLREVAGNLRVTLSQFEELEDFARFGTRLDDTTRARLTRGAAVRTALRQAERDPMPAAEQLAVLIAAMEGLFDALPEEQLSDAISRIRATPRKRFQFIDERISENKELSKEDRDRIIIAARTALSATRSDQTSYTDGGSYGPDA
- a CDS encoding F0F1 ATP synthase subunit gamma; translated protein: MAQTLEALTRHSKTLTGIHGIVHTMKTLSAINAAPYEHAARSIEAYHQTILQGFAAFAYRTGGINLRHADAAEHLVIVFGSDHGLCGNYNEVLADAVQLHCQSQTIGRQRLLCIGAQMNDALGDQGLMPEAVLLPPASADGISRLAGDIAARIDHFSRDQPLQNLAVTLAFTQRGKHGTREPSIQRLLPLAPLLLQREKHWSSRSLPDYTMEADALLSSLIHGHIFASVFRASAEAMVTENSARLALMQQAEQSVNERAEAVKGEMRSVRQTEITNELMDVIIGFEALKKKQKPHGQPD
- the bluB gene encoding 5,6-dimethylbenzimidazole synthase, producing the protein MSNHNDPFTEAQQEGLYRAIFERRDVRSQFLPHPIPDDVLARILKAAHHAPSVGFMQPWDFIVIDSLPIREQVLASFNDENAKAAENYTGERKESYRSLKLQGIIESPINLCITCDRSRGGPHVLGRNSIMEMDLFSTCLAVQNLWLAARAEGIGVGWVSILDQKQLSDILQLPDQVYPLAYLCMGYVSEFLDQPELQAKGWRSRLPLEELVHGNGWGKPIDQVSLIEQLKKI
- a CDS encoding cobyric acid synthase; this translates as MPTLMVQGTTSDAGKTTVVAALCRWLARQGVSVAPFKPQNMALNSAVTVDGGEIGRSTALQALACGLEPHSDMNPVLLKPQSDCGAQVILRGKVHGNMDALDYHAYKAEAMASVMASWRALSGRYDVIIAEGAGSPAEINLRANDIANMGFAEAADCPVLLVGDIDKGGVFAQLVGTLELLSETERARTAGYIINRFRGDIALLEPGLDWLETHTSKPVFGVLPFLHGLVVDSEDSVSTEGDSQAGALNVVVPVLPRISNHNDFDPLRLHPGVNLTFVGPDQPIPPSDLIVLPGSKSTRHDLQWLKQQGWQGALRKHLRYGGKVLGICGGFQMLGQWVDDPDGLEGEIGRTEGLGLIEMTTRMVAGKQLKQVSGTLTASVAGANTSVAMQGYEMHNGITEGPALARPFAELEGRPDGAVSHDDQIAGTYIHGLFDAPEACDAILTWAGLNQTVAQAVDYQNHRLQQLDRLADQVETCLDTDRLRSLLQL
- the cobO gene encoding cob(I)yrinic acid a,c-diamide adenosyltransferase, which produces MRERAKDPERHAKRMAAKQKIMQDRIARAQKEQGVLLVLTGPGKGKSSSGFGMVARALGHGMKVGIVQFIKGAFSTGEEAFFRDLPNVTYHVMGQGYTWDTQDREQDVKSANEAWDITAAMLKDDSYDLILLDELNIALKYEYIDLDRVLDDLQGRPDMQHVVVTGRSAPQELIDLADTVTEMGVVKHAFKDQGIKAQKGVEL